One window from the genome of Mycolicibacterium gadium encodes:
- a CDS encoding alpha/beta fold hydrolase, producing the protein MPFIDHPKGRAYYRHWAAPEPRAAVVFLHGFGEHTGVYHRYGFALNAAGIDLWAVDQFGHGLSPGDRGDFGSIEYCSDLADTLTELAEGERPGVPLIAQGHSFGSVVTLFRLLDQPDRYRAGVVSGAPLVPIPELLDTDTAFDLEPGWLSADPFYVDSLENDPLAFVGADGTSLARELDRAWDRFGGDLPNLSVPTLAVHGVNDSIAPVGAVRAYAEQIAPLQLTEFPGGRHDILNETVHREVARTIVEFIERVGLSSS; encoded by the coding sequence CCTGCACGGCTTCGGCGAACACACCGGGGTCTACCACCGCTACGGGTTCGCACTGAACGCCGCGGGCATCGACCTGTGGGCGGTCGACCAGTTCGGCCACGGACTCAGCCCGGGTGACCGCGGCGATTTCGGTTCGATCGAATACTGTTCCGACCTGGCTGACACCCTCACCGAACTGGCCGAAGGCGAGCGGCCCGGCGTGCCGCTGATCGCCCAGGGCCATTCGTTCGGTTCCGTCGTGACCCTGTTCCGGTTGCTGGATCAACCCGACCGCTACCGGGCCGGAGTCGTCTCCGGCGCTCCCCTGGTGCCGATCCCCGAACTCCTCGACACCGACACGGCGTTCGACCTCGAGCCCGGCTGGCTCTCGGCGGACCCCTTCTATGTCGATTCGCTGGAGAACGATCCGCTGGCGTTCGTCGGCGCCGACGGGACGTCGCTCGCCCGAGAGCTGGACAGGGCCTGGGACCGGTTCGGCGGGGATCTGCCGAACCTGTCGGTGCCGACGTTGGCGGTGCACGGCGTCAACGACTCGATAGCACCGGTCGGCGCCGTCCGCGCCTATGCCGAGCAGATCGCGCCGCTGCAGCTCACCGAGTTCCCAGGCGGCCGCCACGACATTCTCAACGAGACGGTGCACCGTGAGGTGGCTCGGACAATCGTCGAATTCATCGAGAGGGTGGGACTAAGCTCGTCGTAA
- a CDS encoding fibronectin-binding protein — MIKKAVLAAVAICGAAVAFAVPAAAQPGRPPCDLALTFICNIIPTAPELDHNVDLSTQVPVDPNAPDPEMMPPLDPCSAGCI; from the coding sequence ATGATCAAGAAGGCAGTCCTCGCGGCCGTCGCCATCTGTGGCGCGGCGGTGGCGTTCGCCGTCCCGGCCGCCGCACAGCCCGGACGTCCTCCGTGCGACCTTGCACTCACCTTCATCTGCAACATCATCCCGACGGCGCCCGAACTCGATCACAATGTCGACCTGTCGACTCAGGTGCCGGTGGATCCGAACGCCCCGGACCCCGAAATGATGCCGCCGCTCGACCCCTGCTCGGCGGGCTGTATCTAG
- the hsaB gene encoding 3-hydroxy-9,10-secoandrosta-1,3,5(10)-triene-9,17-dione monooxygenase reductase subunit has product MGEPIDPRTFRNVLGQFCTGITVITTVHDGQPVGFACQSFAALSLDPPMVLFCPTKVSRSWKAIEASGRFCVNVLHEKQKDVSARFGSKEPDKFAEIDWHLSKLGSPIIKDTLAHVDCTVHSVHDGGDHLVVFGAVHSLSDVPHKKPRPLLFYKGQYTGIEPDKNSPAHWRDDLEAFLTATTDDTWL; this is encoded by the coding sequence GTGGGTGAGCCCATCGATCCCCGCACATTCCGAAATGTGCTGGGGCAGTTCTGTACGGGCATCACGGTGATCACCACCGTGCATGACGGGCAGCCCGTCGGGTTCGCGTGCCAGTCGTTCGCCGCGCTGTCGCTGGATCCCCCGATGGTGCTGTTCTGCCCGACGAAGGTGTCGCGATCCTGGAAGGCCATCGAGGCCAGCGGGCGCTTCTGCGTCAACGTCCTGCATGAGAAACAGAAAGACGTATCGGCGCGCTTCGGCTCCAAGGAGCCGGACAAGTTCGCCGAAATCGATTGGCATCTATCGAAACTCGGATCGCCCATCATCAAGGACACGCTGGCGCACGTCGACTGCACGGTGCATTCGGTGCACGACGGCGGCGATCACCTCGTGGTGTTCGGCGCGGTGCACTCGCTGTCGGACGTGCCACACAAGAAGCCGCGCCCGCTGTTGTTCTACAAGGGGCAGTACACCGGGATCGAGCCGGACAAGAACAGCCCGGCACATTGGCGCGACGATCTCGAGGCGTTTCTCACCGCCACCACCGACGACACCTGGCTCTAG
- the hsaC gene encoding iron-dependent extradiol dioxygenase HsaC: MSIKSLGYLRIESTDVGAWREYGLKVLGMVEGSGQTEGALYLRMDEFPARLVIVPGEHDRLLQSGWETANAAALQEIRNRLDIEGTPYKEASAAELAERRVDEMITFDDPSGNTLEVFHGVALEHRRVVSPYGHKFITEEQGLGHVVLTTRDDAETLHFYRDVLGFFLRDSMKLPPQLVGRPADGAPAWLRFLGVNPRHHSLAFMPGETPSGIVHLMVEVGEADDVGLCLDRALRRKVPMSATLGRHVNDKMLSFYMKTPGGFDVEFGCEGLQVTDDDWVARESTAVSLWGHDFSIGFK, translated from the coding sequence ATGAGCATCAAGTCATTGGGTTATCTACGCATCGAATCAACCGACGTGGGGGCGTGGCGCGAGTACGGCCTGAAGGTGCTCGGCATGGTGGAGGGCTCCGGTCAGACCGAGGGCGCGCTGTACCTGCGGATGGACGAGTTCCCGGCGCGGCTGGTCATCGTCCCCGGCGAGCATGACCGCCTGCTGCAGTCCGGTTGGGAGACCGCGAATGCCGCGGCGCTGCAGGAGATTCGCAACCGCCTCGACATCGAGGGCACGCCCTACAAAGAGGCATCGGCCGCCGAACTCGCCGAGCGCCGCGTCGACGAGATGATCACGTTCGACGATCCCTCGGGCAACACGCTGGAGGTCTTCCACGGAGTTGCGCTGGAACACCGCCGCGTCGTCAGCCCGTACGGCCACAAGTTCATCACCGAGGAGCAGGGTCTCGGTCACGTGGTGCTCACCACGCGCGACGACGCGGAGACACTGCACTTCTATCGCGACGTGCTCGGCTTCTTCCTACGTGACTCGATGAAGCTGCCGCCGCAGCTCGTCGGCAGGCCCGCCGATGGCGCGCCGGCGTGGCTGCGGTTCCTCGGCGTCAACCCGCGCCACCACAGCCTCGCGTTCATGCCCGGTGAGACACCAAGCGGGATCGTGCATTTGATGGTCGAGGTCGGCGAGGCCGACGACGTCGGGCTGTGCCTTGACCGTGCGCTCCGCCGCAAGGTCCCGATGTCGGCCACCCTGGGCCGTCACGTCAACGACAAGATGCTCTCGTTCTATATGAAGACACCCGGCGGATTCGACGTCGAATTCGGTTGCGAAGGCCTGCAGGTCACCGACGACGATTGGGTCGCCAGGGAGAGCACCGCCGTCAGCCTGTGGGGCCACGATTTCAGCATCGGCTTCAAGTAG
- the hsaD gene encoding 4,5:9,10-diseco-3-hydroxy-5,9,17-trioxoandrosta-1(10),2-diene-4-oate hydrolase has product MTSFAAEAAQQQEITFESTSRYAQVRDDMRLHYHEAGVGNEKTVVLLHGGGPGASSWSNFGRNIAVLARHFHVLAVDQPGYGHSDKHTEHEQYNRYSATALLNLFDHLGIESADLVGNSLGGGTAVRFALDNGRRAGRLVLMGPGGLSVNLFAPDPTEGVRLLGKFTAEPTRENMEKFLRIMVFDQNLVTPELIDERFEIASQPESLAAARAMGKSFAGVDFELGMMWREVYKLRQRVLLIWGREDRVNPLDGALVALKQIPKVQLHVFGQCGHWAQVEKFDEFNKLTIDFLGGGS; this is encoded by the coding sequence ATGACCTCCTTCGCTGCCGAAGCTGCGCAGCAGCAAGAGATCACGTTCGAGTCGACCTCGCGCTACGCGCAGGTTCGCGATGACATGCGCCTGCATTACCACGAGGCGGGTGTCGGCAACGAGAAGACTGTGGTGCTGCTGCACGGCGGCGGACCGGGCGCGTCGAGCTGGTCGAACTTCGGTCGCAACATCGCTGTGCTGGCCCGCCACTTCCACGTGCTCGCAGTCGATCAGCCGGGATATGGACACTCGGACAAGCACACCGAGCACGAGCAGTACAACCGCTACAGCGCCACCGCGCTGCTGAACCTGTTCGACCATCTGGGGATCGAAAGCGCCGACCTGGTCGGCAACTCGCTCGGCGGTGGGACCGCGGTGCGGTTCGCGCTCGACAACGGCAGGCGCGCCGGCCGGCTGGTGTTGATGGGCCCCGGCGGCTTGTCGGTGAACCTGTTCGCACCCGACCCCACCGAGGGTGTGCGGCTGCTCGGCAAGTTCACCGCCGAGCCGACGCGCGAGAACATGGAAAAGTTTCTGCGCATCATGGTCTTCGACCAGAACCTCGTCACGCCCGAGCTGATCGACGAGAGGTTCGAGATCGCGAGTCAGCCCGAATCGCTGGCCGCCGCCCGCGCGATGGGTAAGTCTTTCGCGGGTGTGGACTTCGAGCTCGGCATGATGTGGCGCGAGGTCTACAAGCTGCGCCAGCGGGTGCTGCTGATCTGGGGCCGCGAAGACCGGGTCAACCCGCTCGACGGGGCGCTGGTGGCGCTCAAGCAGATCCCGAAGGTCCAGTTGCACGTCTTCGGACAGTGCGGGCACTGGGCGCAGGTGGAAAAGTTCGACGAGTTCAACAAGCTGACTATCGATTTTCTCGGGGGTGGCTCATGA
- the hsaA gene encoding 3-hydroxy-9,10-secoandrosta-1,3,5(10)-triene-9,17-dione monooxygenase oxygenase subunit, with protein sequence MTSIEQRDVQSVLAGIDDLLPLIAKRAQAAEELRRLPDETVAELNEAGFFKLLQPEQWGGLQCDPTVFYEAVRRIASACGSTGWVSSIIGVHNWHLALFDQQAQEEVWGDDPAVRISSSYAPMGAGTVVDGGYLVNGAWHWSSGCDHATWTFVGGPVIKDGKPVDFGSFLIPRSDYEIDDVWHVVGLKGTGSNTLKVKDVFVPRHRFLSYKAMNDRTAGGLENNTAPVYKMPWGTMHPTTISAPIMGMAYGAYDAHVEHQGKRVRAAFAGEKSKDDPFAKIRIAEAASDIDAGWRQLIGNVRDEHELLKAGKEIPFELRARARRDQVRATARAISSIDLLFEASGATALNSDQPVQRFWRDAHAGRVHAANEPERAYLIFGNNEFGLPPQDTMV encoded by the coding sequence GTGACGTCCATTGAACAGCGTGACGTGCAGTCGGTCCTAGCCGGCATCGACGATCTGCTGCCGCTCATCGCAAAGCGGGCGCAGGCGGCCGAGGAACTGCGGCGGTTGCCCGACGAGACCGTCGCCGAACTCAACGAGGCCGGGTTCTTCAAGCTTCTGCAGCCCGAGCAGTGGGGCGGCCTGCAGTGTGATCCGACGGTCTTCTACGAAGCCGTCCGCCGCATCGCGAGCGCCTGCGGGTCGACCGGATGGGTCAGCTCGATCATCGGCGTCCACAACTGGCATCTCGCCCTGTTCGACCAGCAGGCGCAGGAAGAGGTCTGGGGCGACGATCCGGCCGTCCGGATCTCCTCGTCGTACGCGCCGATGGGGGCGGGCACCGTGGTCGACGGCGGTTATCTCGTCAACGGCGCGTGGCACTGGTCCTCGGGCTGCGACCATGCCACGTGGACGTTCGTCGGCGGTCCGGTGATCAAGGACGGCAAGCCGGTCGACTTCGGCAGCTTCCTCATTCCGCGGTCGGACTACGAGATCGACGACGTCTGGCATGTCGTGGGGCTCAAGGGCACCGGGAGCAACACGCTCAAGGTCAAGGACGTCTTCGTCCCGCGGCACCGCTTCCTGTCCTACAAGGCGATGAACGACCGCACTGCCGGTGGGCTGGAGAACAACACCGCACCGGTTTACAAGATGCCTTGGGGCACCATGCATCCCACGACCATCTCGGCGCCGATCATGGGTATGGCGTACGGCGCCTACGACGCCCACGTCGAACACCAGGGCAAGCGCGTCCGCGCGGCGTTCGCCGGCGAGAAGTCCAAGGACGACCCGTTCGCCAAGATCCGGATCGCCGAGGCGGCGAGCGATATCGACGCCGGCTGGCGGCAGCTCATCGGCAATGTTCGCGATGAGCATGAACTGCTGAAGGCGGGCAAAGAGATTCCGTTCGAGCTGCGGGCCCGGGCCCGACGTGACCAGGTCCGCGCCACCGCCCGCGCCATCTCGTCGATCGACCTTCTCTTCGAGGCCTCCGGCGCGACCGCGCTGAACTCCGATCAGCCGGTGCAGCGTTTCTGGCGCGACGCGCACGCCGGCCGCGTGCACGCCGCCAACGAGCCGGAGCGGGCCTACCTGATCTTCGGGAACAACGAGTTCGGCCTGCCACCGCAGGACACGATGGTTTAA
- a CDS encoding ferredoxin--NADP reductase has protein sequence MTDEPLGSHVLELELTDVVEETTDARSLVFAVPDGADVPADRLRYSPGQFLTLRVPSDRTGSVARCYSLCSSPFTDDPLTVTVKRTADGYASNWLCDNAHAGMKMHVLAPSGTFVPKTLDTDFLLLGAGSGITPMMSICKSALAEGSGKVVLIYANEDENSVIFNAALRDLAAKYPDRLTVVHWLVSVQGLPSAAALAGLAEPYAGHDAYICGPGPFMVAAEEALKTVGAQRIHIEVFKSLDSDPFAAVVIEEDDSDEGPATAVVTLDGEKHEITWPRKAKLLDVLLDKGLDAPFSCREGHCGACAVLKKSGDVEMEINDVLEQSDLDEGLILGCQALPRSDSVEVTYDE, from the coding sequence GTGACGGACGAGCCGCTCGGAAGCCACGTGCTCGAGCTGGAGCTGACCGACGTCGTCGAGGAGACCACCGACGCGCGTTCGCTGGTTTTCGCCGTCCCGGACGGAGCCGACGTCCCCGCCGACCGGTTGCGCTACTCGCCGGGTCAGTTCCTGACGCTGCGGGTGCCCAGCGATCGCACCGGCTCGGTGGCGCGCTGCTACTCGCTGTGCAGTTCCCCCTTCACCGACGACCCGCTGACGGTGACCGTCAAGCGCACCGCGGACGGATACGCCTCGAACTGGCTGTGCGACAACGCGCACGCCGGCATGAAGATGCACGTGCTGGCGCCGTCGGGCACCTTCGTACCCAAGACCCTCGACACCGACTTCCTGCTGTTGGGAGCCGGCAGCGGCATCACGCCGATGATGTCGATCTGCAAGTCGGCGCTCGCCGAGGGCAGCGGCAAGGTCGTGCTGATCTACGCCAACGAGGACGAGAACTCGGTGATCTTCAACGCCGCACTGCGCGACCTGGCGGCCAAGTACCCCGATCGCCTCACTGTCGTGCACTGGCTCGTCAGCGTGCAGGGGCTGCCGAGCGCAGCGGCGTTGGCCGGCCTGGCCGAGCCGTATGCGGGACATGACGCGTACATCTGCGGCCCGGGTCCGTTCATGGTCGCGGCCGAGGAAGCGCTCAAGACCGTCGGCGCGCAACGCATTCACATCGAGGTGTTCAAGTCGTTGGACTCCGACCCGTTCGCCGCGGTGGTCATCGAGGAAGACGACAGCGATGAGGGCCCGGCCACAGCGGTCGTCACGCTCGACGGTGAGAAGCATGAGATCACCTGGCCGCGCAAGGCGAAGCTGCTCGACGTCCTGCTCGACAAGGGCCTCGATGCGCCGTTCTCGTGTCGAGAGGGCCACTGCGGCGCATGCGCGGTACTGAAGAAGAGCGGCGACGTCGAGATGGAAATCAACGACGTGCTCGAGCAGTCCGACCTCGACGAAGGCCTGATCCTGGGCTGCCAGGCGCTGCCGCGATCCGATTCGGTCGAAGTCACCTACGACGAGTAA
- a CDS encoding acyl-CoA dehydrogenase, which yields MTDEQFAARELVRSWAAASGPSEAARRVEAGQPDAWRSAYDGLAQLGLFGVALSEEKGGADGTVEDLCAMVDEAAAALVPGPVATTALATLLVEQADVLELLVGGERVAGVTLTADIELDGARASGTADYVLGADPGGFLLLPAADSVVLIDASADGVTVEPLTPTDFSRPLARVVLDGAPAVKLSTSPQRFADLAATVLAAEAAGLARWALQTATEYAKVREQFGKPIGSFQAIKHMCAEMLLRSEQASVAAADAARAVAEDDEQQLSIAVAVAAAAGIDAAKANAKDCIQVLGGIGITWEHDAHLYLRRAYGIAHFLGGADKWLRRVATLTQQGVRRDLKIDLESVEHLRPEIASAVAEVAAQPAEKRQVALADSGLLAPHWPRPHGREAGPAEQLLIDQELAKAEVVRPDLVIGWWAVPTILEHGSPEQIEQFVPATLRGEFLWCQLFSEPGAGSDLAALRTKAVRADGGWKLTGQKVWTSAAHKAAWGVCLARTDPDAPKHKGITYFLVDMKSAGIDIRPLREITGDNLFNEVFFDEVFVPDEMVVGPVNDGWRLARTTLANERVAMAHGTALGNPMEELLRQVADLDLDSTGQHQLGSLILAAQVGSLLDQKIAELAVGGQDPGPQASARKLIGVRYRQALSELRMELSEGAGVVDNKTVFDFLNTRCLTIAGGTEQILLTMAGERLLGLPR from the coding sequence ATGACCGACGAGCAGTTTGCCGCGCGCGAGCTGGTCCGTAGCTGGGCAGCTGCTTCCGGCCCCTCCGAGGCGGCCAGGAGGGTGGAGGCGGGCCAGCCGGACGCGTGGCGTTCAGCTTACGACGGGCTGGCTCAACTCGGCCTCTTCGGTGTCGCGCTTTCCGAGGAGAAAGGCGGCGCCGACGGCACCGTCGAGGATCTGTGCGCGATGGTCGACGAGGCCGCCGCGGCCCTGGTCCCGGGCCCGGTCGCGACCACGGCCCTGGCCACGTTGCTGGTGGAGCAGGCCGACGTCCTGGAGTTGCTGGTCGGCGGTGAACGGGTAGCGGGCGTCACGCTGACGGCCGACATCGAACTCGACGGCGCCCGGGCATCCGGCACCGCCGACTACGTGCTGGGAGCCGATCCCGGCGGGTTCTTGCTGCTGCCCGCTGCGGATTCCGTCGTGCTGATCGACGCGTCTGCCGACGGTGTCACCGTCGAACCGCTGACCCCGACCGACTTCTCGCGGCCGCTGGCGCGTGTCGTGCTCGACGGCGCACCCGCGGTGAAGCTGTCGACGTCGCCGCAACGTTTCGCCGACCTGGCGGCCACGGTGCTGGCCGCCGAGGCAGCGGGGTTGGCGCGCTGGGCGCTACAGACCGCGACGGAGTACGCGAAGGTGCGCGAGCAGTTCGGCAAGCCGATCGGCAGTTTCCAGGCCATCAAGCACATGTGCGCCGAGATGCTGCTGCGCTCCGAGCAGGCGTCGGTGGCCGCGGCGGACGCGGCCAGGGCGGTGGCCGAGGATGACGAACAGCAACTCTCCATTGCCGTCGCGGTGGCTGCGGCCGCCGGAATCGACGCCGCGAAGGCCAACGCCAAGGACTGCATTCAGGTACTCGGCGGCATCGGGATCACGTGGGAGCACGACGCGCATCTGTATCTACGGCGCGCGTACGGCATCGCCCATTTCCTCGGCGGCGCTGACAAGTGGCTGCGTCGTGTCGCGACACTCACTCAGCAGGGTGTGCGCCGCGATTTGAAGATCGACCTTGAATCGGTGGAGCATCTGCGCCCCGAAATCGCTTCTGCGGTAGCCGAAGTCGCCGCTCAGCCTGCGGAGAAGCGGCAGGTTGCGTTGGCTGATTCCGGTCTGCTGGCGCCGCACTGGCCGCGTCCACACGGCCGCGAGGCCGGCCCGGCCGAACAGTTGCTGATCGATCAGGAGCTGGCCAAGGCCGAGGTGGTCCGACCGGATCTGGTGATCGGATGGTGGGCGGTGCCGACGATTCTCGAGCACGGCTCTCCCGAGCAGATCGAGCAGTTCGTCCCGGCCACGCTGCGTGGCGAGTTCCTGTGGTGCCAGCTGTTCAGTGAGCCCGGCGCGGGGTCGGATCTGGCCGCGCTGCGCACCAAGGCCGTTCGCGCTGACGGGGGCTGGAAGCTCACCGGTCAAAAGGTGTGGACGTCGGCGGCTCACAAGGCGGCATGGGGGGTGTGCCTGGCCCGTACCGATCCGGACGCCCCCAAGCACAAGGGCATAACCTATTTCCTCGTCGACATGAAGTCGGCGGGCATCGACATCCGTCCGCTGCGAGAGATCACCGGCGACAACCTGTTCAACGAGGTGTTCTTCGACGAGGTCTTCGTGCCCGACGAGATGGTGGTCGGCCCGGTCAACGACGGCTGGCGGCTGGCACGCACGACGCTGGCCAACGAGCGGGTGGCGATGGCGCATGGCACCGCGCTGGGTAACCCGATGGAGGAGTTGTTGCGTCAGGTCGCCGATCTCGATCTCGATTCGACCGGACAGCACCAGCTCGGCTCGCTGATCCTGGCGGCGCAGGTCGGCTCGCTGCTGGACCAGAAGATCGCGGAACTCGCTGTGGGGGGCCAAGATCCGGGCCCGCAAGCCAGCGCGCGCAAGCTGATCGGGGTGCGCTACCGGCAGGCGCTGTCCGAGCTGAGGATGGAGCTGTCCGAGGGTGCCGGCGTCGTCGACAACAAGACCGTCTTCGACTTCTTGAACACGCGCTGCCTGACGATCGCGGGCGGAACCGAGCAGATTCTGCTCACCATGGCAGGCGAACGACTGCTCGGCCTGCCCCGCTAG
- the kstR gene encoding cholesterol catabolism transcriptional regulator KstR yields MSGLSQPNPGSGSDSRPPQVMTVAVLAESELGSEAQRERRKRILDATLAIASKGGYEAVQMRAVAERADVAVGTLYRYFPSKVHLLVSALGREFERIDAKTDRATIVGGTPYQRLNVMVGKLNRSMQRNPLLTEAMTRAFVFADASAAGEVDHVGKLMDSMFARAMSDGEPTEDQYHIARVISDVWLSNLLAWLTRRASATDVAKRLDLAVRLLIGDGEHPKI; encoded by the coding sequence ATGTCCGGCCTGTCACAGCCAAACCCGGGATCGGGGTCGGATTCGCGACCGCCCCAGGTGATGACCGTGGCGGTATTGGCCGAGTCCGAACTGGGATCCGAAGCCCAACGGGAGCGCCGCAAGCGAATCTTGGACGCCACCCTGGCCATCGCCTCCAAGGGCGGTTACGAGGCGGTGCAGATGCGCGCGGTCGCGGAACGGGCCGATGTCGCGGTAGGCACGCTGTATCGCTACTTCCCCTCGAAGGTGCACCTGCTCGTGTCGGCGCTGGGCCGGGAATTCGAGCGCATCGACGCCAAGACCGACCGTGCCACGATCGTCGGGGGCACCCCGTACCAGCGCCTGAACGTCATGGTCGGCAAGCTCAACCGGTCGATGCAGCGCAATCCGCTGTTGACCGAGGCGATGACACGGGCATTCGTATTCGCCGACGCGTCGGCGGCGGGCGAGGTTGACCACGTCGGCAAGCTGATGGACTCGATGTTCGCCCGCGCCATGAGCGACGGCGAGCCGACCGAGGACCAGTACCACATCGCGCGCGTCATCTCCGACGTCTGGCTTTCGAACCTGCTCGCCTGGCTGACGCGGCGGGCGTCGGCGACCGATGTCGCCAAGCGTCTGGACCTCGCCGTGCGGCTTCTGATCGGCGACGGCGAGCACCCTAAGATCTAG
- the otsB gene encoding trehalose-phosphatase produces MLPVELQRALDTVSRVPRLLVTCDFDGTLAPIVSNPADARMLPDAATALTALAELPDTHVALVSGRALGVLRTLSRMPASVHLVGSHGAEFDTGFAHDIDEGLLTRIIAELNEIAADKPGVTVETKPASVALHVRNASPGDGEAALDQARRASDTWDAHATAGKAVLEFAVIQTDKGEAVDILREQNAATAVVFLGDDVTDEKAFARLRDGDIGVKVGPGDTAAGFRIESPADVAEAMAYLLSARRQS; encoded by the coding sequence GTGCTCCCGGTCGAACTGCAGCGCGCGCTCGATACCGTTTCCCGGGTTCCCCGGTTACTGGTCACCTGCGATTTCGACGGCACCCTCGCGCCCATCGTCAGCAACCCGGCCGACGCCCGGATGCTGCCCGATGCGGCCACCGCGCTGACCGCGCTCGCCGAACTGCCCGACACCCACGTGGCCCTGGTATCCGGACGGGCGCTCGGCGTGCTGCGCACGCTGTCGAGGATGCCGGCATCCGTTCACCTGGTCGGCAGCCACGGGGCCGAATTCGACACCGGCTTCGCCCACGACATCGACGAGGGCCTGCTGACCCGAATCATCGCCGAGCTGAACGAGATCGCTGCGGACAAGCCCGGCGTCACGGTGGAGACGAAACCGGCATCGGTCGCCCTGCATGTCCGCAATGCCAGTCCGGGCGACGGCGAGGCGGCGTTGGACCAGGCCCGCCGCGCCTCGGACACCTGGGATGCGCACGCCACCGCGGGCAAGGCGGTGCTGGAGTTCGCCGTCATCCAGACCGACAAGGGCGAGGCGGTCGACATCCTGCGCGAGCAGAACGCCGCTACCGCTGTGGTCTTTCTCGGGGACGATGTCACCGACGAGAAGGCATTCGCGCGGCTGCGCGACGGCGACATCGGGGTCAAGGTCGGACCCGGTGACACAGCGGCGGGCTTTCGCATCGAGTCGCCCGCCGATGTCGCAGAAGCGATGGCGTACCTGCTGAGTGCCCGTCGCCAGAGCTAG
- a CDS encoding LacI family DNA-binding transcriptional regulator, with protein MSRSPAPRRRATLASLAAELKVSRTTISNAYNRPDQLSADLRDRVLATAKQLGYPGPDPVARSLRTRKAGAVGLMITEPLNYSFSDPAALDFVAGLAESCEEAGQGLLLVAIGPKRSLDDGSAAVLAAGVDGFVVYSASDDDPYLSVVQQRHLPIVVVDQPKDAPGTSRVCIDDREGMRQLAEHVVGLGHREIGLLTMRLGRDWPHGGPKPALADPDRVQTPHFHVQRERIHGVHDAMTAAGLDPASLTVVESYEHLPTSGGAAAEVALDENPRITALMCTADVLALSAMDHLRAKGIYVPGQMTVTGFDGVPEALRRGLTTVVQPSMEKGRRAGRLLHNPPRSGLPAIEVLETEVVRGRTSGPPA; from the coding sequence ATGTCCAGGAGTCCAGCGCCCCGGCGCCGGGCGACTCTGGCTTCGTTGGCCGCCGAGTTGAAGGTCTCGCGGACCACCATTTCCAACGCCTACAACCGGCCGGATCAGCTGTCGGCCGATCTCCGCGATCGTGTACTGGCCACCGCGAAGCAGCTGGGCTACCCGGGGCCGGACCCGGTGGCCCGCTCGTTGCGCACCCGTAAGGCGGGGGCGGTCGGGCTGATGATCACCGAACCGCTCAACTACTCCTTCAGCGATCCCGCCGCGCTCGACTTCGTCGCCGGACTCGCGGAGTCGTGCGAAGAGGCCGGGCAGGGACTGCTGCTCGTGGCGATCGGTCCGAAGCGAAGCCTCGACGACGGTTCGGCTGCCGTCCTCGCGGCGGGGGTGGACGGGTTCGTGGTGTACTCCGCCTCCGACGACGATCCCTATCTGTCGGTGGTGCAGCAGCGGCACCTGCCGATCGTCGTCGTCGACCAGCCGAAGGATGCGCCGGGCACCTCGCGGGTGTGTATCGACGACCGCGAAGGCATGCGCCAACTTGCCGAACATGTTGTGGGCCTTGGCCACCGGGAGATCGGGCTGTTGACGATGCGACTGGGACGCGACTGGCCGCATGGTGGACCGAAGCCGGCGTTGGCCGACCCCGACCGAGTCCAGACTCCGCACTTCCACGTGCAGCGCGAGCGCATCCACGGCGTACACGACGCAATGACCGCCGCGGGCCTCGACCCGGCGTCGCTGACCGTGGTCGAGAGCTATGAACACCTGCCGACGTCCGGTGGGGCGGCCGCCGAGGTGGCCCTCGACGAGAACCCGCGTATCACCGCGCTGATGTGCACGGCCGACGTGCTGGCGCTGTCGGCGATGGATCACTTGCGCGCGAAGGGTATCTACGTTCCCGGGCAGATGACGGTGACCGGCTTCGACGGTGTGCCCGAGGCGTTGCGGCGCGGCCTGACGACGGTCGTGCAGCCGAGCATGGAAAAGGGCAGACGCGCGGGCCGATTGCTGCACAACCCGCCGCGCTCCGGGCTGCCGGCGATCGAGGTGCTCGAGACCGAGGTGGTGCGCGGCCGCACGTCGGGTCCGCCCGCCTAG